The proteins below come from a single Iocasia fonsfrigidae genomic window:
- a CDS encoding phage minor head protein has translation MANIDLSDEFERLQAEIDKISDTGARRIAKEYANALEELRTIVRKAYDKHGTEGELTYEEMVKYDRLKQFNKELTAAIKVMHVQTSKITRKILKDTYKTSFESVRGAVGQAAGKTIRGIVKQEVINEALQNPVSGLTLNDRLKVRRSRIITDIQETIGQGLYKGESYTDMSRRLKDSLEGDIVKSHRIVRTESHRVMEKSKMDSLEHAANQGVNLRKYWLTSEDERVRSSHNHMGEKYSKENAIPIDENFVNDKTGGEGPSPGQLGTAKDDIHCRCISVTIVITDNDTDDFENKEESDIIIPEAKSVKEAEKWAQDNYNLNVSYKDISTEMANANNKAIKKMYGRFPQLNDVNINIRTMKAKSYYGKTVVGWDSKTGRLKQPDLRISKVYFKDSDTFWKQLRKDLDSNFHYPGHNEQSTMVHELTHILEYKMQLNKYGYSDMQVISRVEAQKLLHGIGNIAKSIKEEVLENMGLPQYGSETAKKLRELGEYSRTSDREFLAEAIADAVVSENPLDISKETLKVLERRMRE, from the coding sequence ATGGCTAATATAGATTTATCAGATGAATTTGAGAGGTTACAGGCTGAAATTGACAAGATTAGCGATACCGGGGCAAGGCGAATAGCCAAGGAATATGCCAATGCTCTGGAAGAATTGAGGACTATAGTTAGAAAAGCATATGACAAACACGGCACAGAAGGGGAATTAACTTATGAAGAGATGGTTAAGTATGATAGATTAAAGCAATTCAACAAAGAACTTACTGCTGCGATTAAGGTTATGCACGTACAGACTTCAAAGATTACAAGAAAGATATTAAAAGATACATATAAGACTAGCTTTGAATCAGTCAGGGGTGCTGTAGGGCAGGCAGCAGGAAAGACTATTCGAGGTATAGTCAAGCAGGAAGTAATTAACGAAGCCTTACAGAATCCTGTTAGTGGATTAACTCTTAATGATCGGTTGAAAGTCCGTAGAAGTAGAATTATAACCGATATACAGGAGACTATAGGGCAGGGCTTATATAAGGGTGAAAGCTATACTGATATGTCTAGGAGGCTGAAAGACAGCTTAGAAGGGGATATAGTTAAATCTCATAGGATTGTCAGGACTGAAAGTCACCGTGTAATGGAAAAATCCAAGATGGACAGTTTAGAACATGCAGCTAACCAGGGTGTAAACTTAAGAAAATACTGGCTTACCTCTGAGGATGAAAGAGTTAGAAGCTCTCATAATCATATGGGGGAAAAGTATAGCAAGGAAAATGCTATACCTATTGATGAAAATTTTGTTAATGATAAGACTGGTGGAGAGGGGCCAAGCCCGGGACAATTAGGGACTGCTAAGGATGATATACATTGTAGATGTATTTCGGTAACTATAGTTATTACTGATAATGATACTGATGACTTTGAAAATAAAGAAGAAAGTGATATAATTATACCAGAAGCAAAATCTGTAAAAGAAGCAGAAAAATGGGCACAAGATAATTATAATTTAAATGTTAGTTATAAAGATATCAGTACAGAAATGGCTAATGCAAATAATAAAGCTATTAAGAAAATGTATGGTAGATTTCCTCAGTTGAATGATGTTAATATAAACATTAGAACTATGAAGGCTAAAAGTTATTATGGTAAAACTGTTGTTGGCTGGGATTCTAAAACAGGAAGATTAAAGCAACCTGATTTGAGAATATCTAAAGTTTACTTTAAGGATTCAGATACTTTTTGGAAACAGTTGCGAAAGGATCTTGATTCCAACTTCCATTATCCAGGTCATAACGAACAATCGACTATGGTACATGAATTGACTCATATTTTGGAGTATAAAATGCAGTTGAATAAATATGGATATTCTGATATGCAAGTTATATCAAGAGTTGAAGCGCAGAAATTATTACATGGAATTGGAAATATAGCCAAAAGTATAAAAGAAGAAGTATTAGAAAATATGGGATTGCCTCAATATGGATCAGAAACTGCTAAGAAATTAAGAGAACTTGGGGAATATAGTAGAACTTCTGATAGAGAGTTTTTAGCTGAAGCTATAGCTGATGCTGTTGTTTCAGAAAATCCTCTAGATATTTCAAAAGAAACATTGAAAGTCCTTGAAAGGAGGATGAGAGAATAA
- a CDS encoding major capsid protein produces MAVTLVGDIIKPEVWVPYVISETPKKSALFKSGIVSQDPRIKVPSGGDTANMPFWNDLDGDAQAIQSDTALNINRIDSGKDVARVFEFGNAWSAEDLAAELAGSDPMTAIGDRVIVYWDREYQKILIFELNGVFADNVTNDDSDLVYDVAKDDIDANGAVDIDSAVILDGKQLLGDAKGKLTAIAMHSAVHTNLQKQDLIDYIPDSKADIGWGTYMGHTVIVDDDMPVADATTSGKKYTSYLFGQGAVGYDEGKPKTPVESDRNSLKGQDILIHRRKFILHPRGFKWTEGAVSGEMPTYTEIQNATNWDRIYDKKKTRVVKLVTNG; encoded by the coding sequence GTGGCTGTAACTTTAGTTGGAGATATTATTAAACCCGAGGTGTGGGTACCATATGTAATTAGTGAAACACCAAAAAAATCTGCATTATTCAAGAGTGGAATAGTTTCACAGGATCCAAGAATCAAAGTTCCAAGTGGTGGGGATACTGCAAATATGCCTTTTTGGAATGACCTTGATGGTGATGCTCAGGCTATACAGTCTGATACAGCACTGAATATTAACAGGATTGATTCCGGGAAAGATGTTGCTAGAGTATTTGAATTTGGTAATGCCTGGTCTGCAGAAGATCTTGCTGCAGAGTTAGCCGGTAGTGATCCAATGACTGCTATTGGCGATAGAGTTATTGTTTATTGGGACAGAGAGTATCAAAAAATACTGATATTCGAGCTCAATGGTGTATTTGCAGATAATGTTACTAATGATGACAGTGACCTTGTATATGATGTAGCAAAAGATGATATAGATGCTAACGGGGCTGTTGATATTGATAGTGCGGTAATACTTGATGGTAAACAGCTATTAGGTGATGCAAAAGGTAAGCTTACTGCCATTGCAATGCATTCTGCTGTACATACCAATCTACAGAAACAGGACCTTATTGATTACATTCCTGATTCTAAGGCTGATATTGGTTGGGGTACTTATATGGGGCATACTGTAATTGTTGATGATGATATGCCTGTGGCTGACGCAACAACCTCTGGAAAGAAGTATACATCTTATCTGTTTGGTCAGGGTGCTGTGGGCTATGATGAAGGGAAACCAAAAACACCTGTAGAAAGTGACAGGAATAGTCTTAAAGGCCAGGATATTTTAATTCACAGAAGGAAGTTTATCCTTCATCCACGCGGATTCAAGTGGACTGAAGGGGCTGTATCTGGCGAAATGCCTACTTATACAGAGATTCAGAATGCAACCAACTGGGACCGTATCTATGATAAGAAAAAAACCCGCGTTGTTAAGCTGGTTACCAACGGGTAA
- a CDS encoding phage protein translates to MPAFLRQAELIIDDKALRYPDLDMEFEIGFNDDSEGNTGYCRIYNLSQNTINMFEKDKNVRLKAGYDGDIGVLLPGVIVSYSTRYTDIDRETELILGDNTDAWLNAVVNKTWSSGQRAQSIASDIINLLPFGLGGFEVSKNVRYEKGKTFSTTCKAALEELAADLNAKIHVSRGSIYFRDPERGTQQIVNLNSNTGLISSPEKGTKDGKTIYDVRSLLNYRIWADSIVRIESKTINGLYRVIDGQHVLSGDDFLTEMEVEEYGA, encoded by the coding sequence GTGCCTGCCTTTCTTAGACAAGCGGAATTAATAATTGATGATAAAGCTTTGAGATACCCTGATTTGGACATGGAATTTGAAATAGGGTTCAATGACGATTCTGAGGGGAATACTGGTTATTGCAGGATATATAATCTTTCTCAGAACACTATTAATATGTTTGAAAAGGATAAAAACGTGAGATTAAAAGCTGGCTATGATGGCGATATAGGAGTGTTATTGCCTGGTGTAATTGTCAGCTATAGTACTAGGTATACTGATATTGACCGGGAGACTGAATTAATCCTGGGGGACAACACAGATGCCTGGTTAAATGCTGTCGTTAATAAAACATGGTCCTCAGGACAAAGGGCACAAAGTATAGCTTCTGATATTATAAACTTGCTTCCTTTTGGCCTTGGGGGATTTGAAGTGTCAAAAAATGTTAGATATGAAAAAGGTAAGACTTTTTCAACTACTTGTAAGGCAGCACTGGAAGAGTTAGCAGCAGACCTTAATGCTAAGATTCACGTATCAAGAGGGAGTATATATTTTCGTGACCCAGAAAGAGGCACACAACAAATAGTGAATCTGAATAGCAATACTGGCCTTATATCATCCCCTGAGAAAGGTACAAAAGATGGCAAGACTATATATGATGTCAGGAGCCTACTTAATTACCGTATCTGGGCTGATAGCATTGTTAGGATAGAGAGCAAGACTATTAACGGTCTATATCGTGTTATAGATGGCCAGCACGTTCTTTCAGGTGATGATTTTTTGACTGAGATGGAGGTAGAGGAATATGGAGCTTAA
- a CDS encoding phage structural protein, with protein sequence MADQYDSTEIYVVVDGHVVTGFAEDSMISAERSEDKVETHVGAQGEVTFVKSANDVASMTITLKHNSPSIQKLQELYKAGNKFAVNVEDQNFDGDVSAGGSEAMISNPGSFERGGSVSDKEFTLLIADYEETFSGVS encoded by the coding sequence ATGGCTGATCAGTATGACTCTACTGAAATATATGTAGTTGTTGATGGTCATGTTGTGACTGGCTTTGCTGAAGATAGCATGATTTCAGCTGAAAGGTCAGAGGATAAGGTAGAAACTCATGTAGGGGCTCAGGGAGAAGTTACATTTGTAAAAAGTGCTAATGATGTAGCTTCTATGACAATTACTCTTAAGCATAATTCCCCTTCTATTCAGAAATTGCAGGAACTCTACAAGGCTGGTAATAAGTTTGCTGTTAATGTAGAGGACCAGAATTTTGATGGTGATGTTTCTGCTGGCGGAAGCGAAGCTATGATAAGTAATCCTGGTTCTTTTGAACGCGGAGGTAGTGTTTCTGACAAGGAATTTACTTTGCTTATTGCTGATTATGAAGAAACATTCTCTGGAGTATCTTAA
- a CDS encoding PBSX family phage terminase large subunit has protein sequence MKTRLSELLAPSFYSLHVDIKKNRHSEYWLKGGRGSTKSSFAALEIILGMMRDADNGQHTNAVALRKVKDTLHESVFEQLAWAIEKLNVSHLWDIPKSKLELTYVPTGQKILFRGADKPKKIKSIKVKKGYIKYVWYEELDEFYGMEELRIINQSLMRGGDYFVVFYTYNPPKSGRSWVNQEAKVPKDGRRVHHSDYRSVPKEWLGKVFIAEAEHLKKTNFDAYRHEYLGEETGTGLEIFTNVTLRPIEIVEIKAFDKIHQGLDFGYAADPVCFEKIHYDKTRKKLYVYYEHSGINISNRKLFNNVKEHKSIMTVADSAEPKSIAELKSYGMRIKGAKKGPDSVDYGIKYLSSEVEEIIIDNVKCPRAAKEFINYALETDKNGEVKSAYPDKDNHSIDAIRYSLEDVMSLSGVSFLK, from the coding sequence ATGAAGACTAGACTATCAGAATTATTAGCTCCAAGTTTTTATTCGTTACATGTTGATATAAAGAAAAATAGACACAGCGAATACTGGCTTAAGGGTGGCCGGGGTAGCACTAAATCATCATTTGCCGCGTTAGAAATAATCCTTGGTATGATGAGGGACGCTGATAATGGTCAGCATACAAATGCAGTAGCACTCAGGAAGGTAAAAGATACGCTTCATGAATCAGTGTTTGAACAGCTGGCTTGGGCTATAGAAAAGCTTAATGTTTCTCATCTTTGGGATATTCCTAAATCAAAACTGGAGTTAACATATGTACCAACCGGCCAAAAGATTTTATTTCGAGGTGCTGATAAGCCAAAGAAAATAAAATCAATCAAAGTTAAAAAGGGATATATAAAATATGTTTGGTATGAAGAGTTAGATGAATTTTATGGTATGGAAGAATTACGAATTATAAACCAATCTCTTATGCGTGGTGGAGATTATTTTGTAGTATTTTATACTTATAATCCTCCAAAGTCCGGAAGGTCCTGGGTTAACCAGGAGGCAAAGGTACCAAAAGATGGCCGGAGAGTACACCATTCTGATTATAGAAGTGTGCCTAAAGAATGGCTTGGAAAAGTATTCATTGCTGAAGCTGAACACCTTAAGAAAACTAACTTTGATGCTTATAGACATGAATACTTGGGAGAAGAAACAGGTACTGGTCTTGAAATCTTTACTAATGTAACATTAAGACCAATAGAAATTGTTGAAATTAAAGCTTTTGATAAAATACATCAAGGGCTTGATTTTGGTTACGCTGCAGATCCTGTCTGTTTTGAAAAAATACATTATGATAAGACCAGGAAAAAGCTCTATGTTTATTATGAGCACAGTGGTATTAATATTTCCAATAGAAAGCTGTTTAATAATGTCAAAGAACATAAGAGCATAATGACTGTTGCTGATAGTGCTGAACCTAAATCTATAGCTGAATTAAAGAGTTATGGCATGAGGATTAAGGGTGCCAAGAAAGGGCCTGACTCAGTAGATTATGGAATCAAGTATCTATCCAGTGAAGTGGAAGAGATAATTATTGATAATGTTAAATGCCCCAGAGCGGCTAAAGAATTTATTAATTATGCTCTGGAAACTGACAAGAATGGGGAAGTTAAGAGTGCATATCCAGATAAAGACAACCATTCTATAGACGCTATTAGGTATAGTTTGGAAGATGTTATGAGTCTAAGTGGCGTTTCATTCTTAAAATAG
- a CDS encoding phage portal protein, producing MLYELIDDLLKMKLTQNDITNMLIENNGTPTMAEVIEDLIESHDTSHMQTGVDYYHNRNDIRDRLIKYWKDGEEKTDETAANNRLPHNWQKLLVDQKANYLVGKPITFNASENSTEDEDPTYDEQFVEKVNGLLAEQFDDDIWELTKNASNKGVEWLHPYIRTEGDFDYVVIDAMEFIPIWETSKQKELSAGLRYYILNVNGEDRIKVEYWTRDTVTYYLESENGVLEQDGEEEPHFKYNGEPQSWGKVPFIPFKNNEEMIGDLWQYKELVDSYDRNMSDLDNNLEDIQDAVWVLKNYAGQSLQEFNDNLRYFKALKVDGEGDAKTITVDIPVEAKKEFLNRTEENIYTFGQGVNTKTDKFGNNPTGVALKFMYALLDLKADKTERKFKRAIRKFLWFIAEYLRYAEKKEFDYKAVQITFNKSMLINESEKIDSVQKSKGIISDETAVSNHPWVDDPAEELNRLKTQREDYVDLDSANNEPDEE from the coding sequence ATGCTTTATGAATTAATAGATGATTTGCTTAAAATGAAATTAACCCAAAACGATATCACAAATATGCTGATAGAGAACAATGGGACACCAACTATGGCTGAGGTTATAGAAGATTTAATAGAAAGTCATGATACAAGCCATATGCAGACTGGTGTTGACTATTACCATAATAGAAATGATATTAGGGATAGGTTAATTAAGTACTGGAAAGATGGAGAAGAAAAAACAGATGAGACTGCTGCTAACAACCGTTTGCCTCATAACTGGCAGAAGTTACTTGTCGACCAAAAAGCTAATTACCTGGTAGGAAAACCAATAACATTCAATGCCTCTGAGAATTCTACAGAGGATGAGGACCCTACCTATGATGAACAATTTGTTGAAAAGGTTAATGGCCTCTTAGCTGAACAATTTGATGATGATATCTGGGAGTTAACAAAAAATGCCTCCAACAAAGGTGTTGAATGGCTCCATCCTTATATTAGGACAGAGGGTGATTTTGACTATGTTGTTATAGATGCTATGGAGTTTATTCCTATCTGGGAGACCAGTAAGCAAAAAGAGTTATCAGCTGGTTTAAGATACTATATCCTTAATGTCAATGGAGAAGACAGGATTAAGGTTGAATACTGGACCCGAGATACTGTTACTTATTATTTAGAGAGTGAAAATGGAGTACTGGAGCAGGATGGAGAGGAAGAACCCCACTTTAAATACAATGGAGAGCCTCAGAGCTGGGGCAAGGTTCCGTTTATCCCTTTTAAGAACAATGAGGAAATGATAGGGGACTTATGGCAGTATAAAGAGTTAGTAGACAGCTATGACAGGAATATGTCTGACTTAGATAATAATTTAGAAGATATTCAGGATGCAGTCTGGGTACTTAAAAATTATGCTGGTCAAAGTCTTCAAGAATTTAACGATAATTTAAGATATTTTAAAGCTTTAAAAGTGGATGGTGAAGGAGATGCCAAGACCATTACGGTAGATATACCTGTTGAGGCAAAGAAAGAGTTCTTGAACCGTACAGAAGAGAATATATACACCTTTGGCCAGGGCGTTAATACCAAAACAGACAAGTTTGGAAATAATCCTACCGGTGTGGCCTTAAAATTTATGTATGCCCTTCTAGATTTGAAAGCAGATAAGACAGAACGCAAATTCAAGAGAGCCATCCGGAAATTCCTCTGGTTCATAGCTGAATACCTAAGATATGCTGAGAAGAAAGAATTCGATTATAAGGCAGTTCAAATCACATTCAATAAATCAATGCTCATCAATGAATCTGAAAAAATTGATTCTGTTCAGAAGTCTAAGGGTATTATTTCTGATGAAACCGCTGTTTCTAATCACCCATGGGTTGATGATCCTGCTGAAGAACTAAACAGGCTTAAAACTCAAAGAGAAGATTATGTTGACTTAGATTCCGCAAATAATGAACCGGATGAAGAGTAG
- a CDS encoding DUF3383 family protein, translating into MSRFITINITDKTTPISQAGFGLGFILDPVADAGSEYDYVEIRSIDDIPANATQLAQDMANAYLSQQPNAGVLTMQGIYINETDGTATDIEEALNQVIEVNDDWYGLLLASREQADIEAADGWIPANKLFITSPVEADWTTLSAYSLLSDKTGVFPSTTEQYIDAAIMSRMFATDPGSATWKWKQLSGVENSGYTNADVSSMLSPGEGEPNMNPVIHEMGADYTAEGKTVTGEYLDIQRAIDWMDARLTENIFQLLINEDKISYTNAGISQITSAMKEIFRVGVNRGVIAEEDGEPLWNIDAPRRQDIPQNARANRNLPDVNFDFTAAGAIHSLTVSGVVQV; encoded by the coding sequence ATGTCTAGATTTATAACGATTAATATTACTGACAAGACTACACCGATATCTCAGGCAGGTTTTGGCCTGGGGTTCATTCTTGACCCTGTGGCTGATGCAGGTAGCGAATATGACTATGTAGAGATTAGAAGCATTGATGATATACCTGCAAATGCTACACAACTGGCTCAGGATATGGCTAATGCATACTTATCACAACAGCCGAATGCTGGGGTTTTGACAATGCAGGGTATATATATCAATGAAACAGATGGTACGGCTACAGATATTGAAGAGGCTCTTAATCAGGTAATAGAGGTTAATGATGATTGGTATGGTCTATTGCTTGCCTCCAGGGAACAGGCTGATATTGAGGCAGCAGATGGCTGGATACCAGCTAATAAGCTGTTCATTACTTCGCCTGTTGAAGCAGATTGGACAACACTTAGTGCTTACAGCTTGCTTTCTGATAAGACAGGGGTTTTTCCTTCTACCACAGAACAGTATATTGATGCAGCTATTATGAGTCGTATGTTTGCTACAGACCCAGGAAGTGCTACTTGGAAGTGGAAGCAGCTTAGTGGAGTTGAAAACTCTGGCTATACTAATGCTGATGTAAGTTCTATGCTTAGTCCTGGCGAAGGGGAGCCCAATATGAACCCGGTGATTCATGAAATGGGCGCAGATTACACTGCAGAAGGAAAAACAGTAACAGGGGAATATCTGGATATACAGAGAGCTATCGACTGGATGGATGCCAGGTTGACAGAAAATATATTTCAGCTGTTAATCAATGAAGATAAGATATCCTATACAAATGCTGGAATTAGCCAGATAACTTCCGCCATGAAAGAAATATTCAGGGTAGGTGTTAACCGGGGAGTAATTGCTGAAGAAGATGGGGAGCCACTCTGGAATATTGATGCGCCCCGGAGGCAGGATATACCTCAAAATGCTAGAGCTAATAGGAACCTGCCTGATGTTAATTTTGACTTCACAGCTGCCGGCGCTATACATAGTCTTACTGTTTCCGGAGTTGTTCAGGTATAA
- a CDS encoding phage neck terminator protein, with product MINIDNFMNEIYYPLVDHSGVDQLVKANQKVPPGQLKNNRIVYNMILFANTGARHTIIQSTKVIESEDPEFENDIEIENIFFPEATLSFTGFNNIMIPINRVREWFYVHGLGDWWLRDNGYDCVIREVMEIEDRTVYLESDYEKRYGFDVILEFKDAVKVTYETIETIEATGTDGETQEINL from the coding sequence ATGATTAATATAGACAACTTCATGAATGAAATATATTATCCTCTTGTTGACCATTCAGGAGTAGACCAACTGGTGAAAGCTAATCAAAAGGTACCCCCTGGGCAGTTGAAAAATAACCGTATAGTATATAACATGATACTGTTTGCTAATACTGGGGCAAGACATACGATAATTCAAAGTACAAAGGTTATTGAGAGTGAGGATCCAGAGTTTGAAAATGACATTGAAATAGAGAATATCTTTTTCCCGGAGGCGACACTATCGTTTACTGGGTTTAATAATATTATGATCCCGATTAATAGAGTTCGTGAATGGTTCTATGTTCATGGGCTGGGAGACTGGTGGTTAAGGGATAATGGTTATGACTGTGTTATTCGTGAAGTTATGGAGATAGAAGACAGGACTGTATATTTAGAGTCTGATTATGAAAAAAGGTATGGCTTTGATGTGATTCTAGAATTCAAAGATGCTGTGAAGGTAACTTATGAGACTATAGAAACTATAGAAGCTACCGGAACAGATGGAGAGACTCAGGAAATTAATTTATAA
- a CDS encoding terminase small subunit has protein sequence MPRSRSPNSIKAEKIYLESNGKAILKDIAEKIGVAPGTVRSWKYRYKWDDKLNNDDNATLQKKENKRNVAKKKKDKTPKHVKIAEESNIQDANLTEKQRLFCLYYVKIFNATMAAIKAGYSPDTAGQIGYQLLQKTSIKKEIRRLKSNMAGELFLDAMDVLRKYVEIAFADITDFVEFGQRKTQVIGQYGPVYEGKGDNKKPVMQTLNYVDLKPSEKIDGTIISQVKQGRDGVSIKLEDKKWALEKLEKYFDLIPDKWKRKIEEEKLAIAKLKADKHDKKDIKVTIIDDIEDDIDED, from the coding sequence GTGCCCAGGTCAAGAAGCCCTAATAGTATAAAAGCTGAAAAAATATACCTTGAAAGCAATGGCAAAGCCATACTCAAGGATATAGCCGAAAAAATAGGAGTAGCCCCTGGTACGGTTCGGAGTTGGAAATATCGTTATAAATGGGATGATAAACTTAATAATGATGATAATGCAACGTTGCAGAAAAAAGAAAACAAGCGCAACGTTGCGAAAAAGAAAAAGGATAAGACTCCTAAGCATGTGAAAATAGCTGAAGAGTCAAATATACAAGATGCTAATCTCACTGAGAAACAGCGTCTTTTTTGTTTATACTATGTAAAAATATTCAATGCTACTATGGCAGCAATAAAAGCTGGTTATTCCCCAGATACAGCTGGACAGATTGGATATCAACTCCTTCAAAAAACTTCAATTAAGAAAGAAATTCGCAGGCTAAAGAGTAATATGGCTGGCGAGCTCTTCCTGGATGCAATGGATGTATTAAGAAAATATGTTGAAATAGCCTTTGCTGACATTACAGACTTTGTTGAGTTTGGACAAAGAAAAACCCAGGTAATAGGGCAGTATGGTCCGGTATATGAAGGTAAAGGTGATAACAAGAAACCTGTAATGCAGACACTAAATTATGTTGACTTAAAGCCAAGCGAGAAAATAGATGGTACCATAATTAGTCAGGTAAAGCAGGGCAGAGATGGAGTAAGTATTAAACTGGAGGATAAGAAATGGGCTCTTGAGAAGCTTGAAAAGTACTTTGACCTTATACCTGATAAATGGAAAAGGAAAATTGAAGAAGAGAAGCTGGCTATAGCTAAATTAAAAGCCGATAAACATGATAAGAAGGATATTAAGGTTACTATTATTGATGATATAGAAGATGATATAGATGAAGACTAG
- a CDS encoding phage baseplate plug family protein, producing the protein MKYLPISIEDIEHRPDQFAITLGNVQLIFRVSWNPIDEAFFFDLFDNEGAYIIAGRRIVYANDMLAGITDDRLPEGVSIYPADPSGEADEIGITFDNFMNSVKPWIIEVGE; encoded by the coding sequence ATGAAATATCTACCGATTAGCATAGAAGATATAGAACATAGGCCTGATCAGTTTGCTATAACATTAGGTAATGTCCAGCTTATTTTTCGCGTCTCCTGGAATCCCATAGACGAGGCCTTTTTCTTTGATTTGTTTGACAACGAAGGGGCATATATCATAGCTGGACGTAGGATTGTCTATGCTAATGATATGCTTGCCGGCATTACTGATGATAGACTGCCAGAAGGTGTGAGTATATATCCTGCTGACCCATCAGGAGAAGCTGATGAGATAGGTATTACTTTTGATAATTTTATGAATAGTGTTAAACCCTGGATTATAGAGGTAGGTGAGTAA
- a CDS encoding phage baseplate protein, with protein MPWTYIDDVLVDATTSESPTFSNRVTDKPVEEGGSIADHVENQPTTLPLECTITGEEGATADEKYDRLLEITQQKEVIEVVGALQVYENMVIEEFNPVKDSAIENGFRCSITLKQIRVVEQETIQVELGVDPVTGTQAQGDNSKTDIRDPGDDDVDEDTLSSILSEIIGAASGDNDSGDDEE; from the coding sequence ATGCCATGGACATATATTGATGATGTGCTGGTTGATGCAACTACATCAGAGAGCCCCACTTTTTCCAATCGTGTAACTGATAAGCCAGTTGAAGAGGGCGGGAGTATAGCTGACCATGTAGAGAATCAGCCTACAACACTGCCCTTGGAATGCACAATAACCGGTGAAGAAGGGGCAACTGCTGATGAAAAATATGATAGACTACTGGAAATCACTCAGCAGAAAGAAGTTATTGAAGTTGTAGGAGCCTTGCAGGTATATGAGAATATGGTCATTGAAGAGTTCAATCCTGTTAAGGATTCTGCTATAGAAAATGGCTTTCGTTGTAGTATTACATTGAAGCAAATCAGAGTTGTCGAACAGGAAACTATACAGGTAGAGTTAGGAGTAGACCCAGTAACTGGCACTCAGGCCCAGGGAGATAATTCAAAAACAGATATAAGGGATCCAGGAGATGATGATGTGGACGAAGATACATTGTCATCTATTCTATCAGAAATAATTGGGGCAGCATCAGGGGATAATGATTCAGGAGATGATGAAGAATGA
- a CDS encoding phage scaffolding protein has protein sequence MSRFVELLGEELGKQVQEKLGDGFIIGKEENYIAKHRFDEVNEQLGEYKKMLSDRDNQLEELKKKAGDNEELNQRIQELEEQNKTTAEEYESQLAAQKFDFELEKAIREAGARNPKAVKALLNTDEIKLEDGKLTGLDAQLEKLQKDEDYLFGEVGLKGKDHDEGDGKLDQDYKENPWEPGKVSLTKQSEILDENPGKAKKLIEKAGGNPSDYGL, from the coding sequence ATGAGTAGATTTGTAGAGTTGTTAGGTGAAGAATTAGGAAAACAGGTTCAGGAAAAGTTGGGAGATGGGTTTATTATTGGCAAAGAAGAAAATTATATTGCCAAGCACCGCTTTGATGAAGTCAATGAACAGCTGGGAGAGTATAAAAAGATGCTTTCTGATAGAGATAACCAACTGGAAGAGCTCAAAAAGAAAGCTGGGGATAACGAAGAATTAAACCAGCGGATCCAGGAGCTTGAAGAGCAAAATAAGACCACTGCTGAAGAGTATGAAAGTCAGCTAGCTGCTCAAAAGTTTGATTTTGAACTGGAGAAGGCAATTCGTGAAGCTGGAGCACGTAATCCTAAAGCAGTAAAAGCCTTGCTCAATACTGATGAAATTAAGCTGGAAGATGGGAAATTGACTGGTCTAGATGCCCAGTTGGAGAAATTACAAAAAGATGAGGACTATCTCTTTGGTGAAGTTGGCTTGAAAGGCAAGGATCATGATGAAGGCGACGGGAAACTTGACCAGGACTATAAAGAAAACCCCTGGGAGCCCGGAAAGGTTAGTCTGACCAAACAGTCAGAAATACTAGATGAAAATCCGGGTAAGGCTAAAAAACTGATTGAAAAAGCAGGCGGTAATCCAAGCGATTATGGTCTTTAA